One genomic window of Candidatus Marinimicrobia bacterium CG08_land_8_20_14_0_20_45_22 includes the following:
- a CDS encoding excinuclease ABC subunit C — protein YYIGQTQDLANRLNEHNSGESKSTRAGIPY, from the coding sequence CTACTATATTGGACAGACTCAGGATTTAGCCAATCGATTGAATGAACATAACTCTGGAGAATCCAAATCAACTCGAGCAGGAATTCCGTATTAG